From the genome of Frateuria soli:
CGCATGTATGCCCGCGCCAAGGGTCGCGGTTCGCGCATCCTGAAGCGCACCAGCCACATCACCGTGGTCGTCGGCGAGTAAGAGGAAGAAGACGATGGGTCATAAAGTTCATCCCACCGGTATCCGCCTCGGCATCGCCAAGGACTGGAATTCGAAGTGGTACGCCAACAAGGGCGAGTATGCCCAGTACCTCGCGGCTGACCTGAAGGTCCGCGAGATGCTGCGCAAGAAGCTGGCTCAGGCCGGCATCTCCAAGATCCAGATCGAGCGTCCGGCCAAGACCGCCCGCGTGACGATCCACACCGCTCGTCCGGGCGTGGTGATCGGCAAGAAGGGCGAGGACATCGAGAAGCTGCGCAAGGAAGTCTCCGACATGATGGGCGTCCCGGCGCACATCAACGTCAACGAGGTGCGCAAGCCCGAGCTCGACGCGCAGCTGGTGGCCGAGTCGATCGCCCAGCAGCTGGAGCGCCGCATCATGTTCCGCCGCGCCATGAAGCGTGCGGTCGGCAACGCGATGCGCCTGGGTGCCCTGGGCATCAAGATCAACGTGTCCGGCCGTCTGAACGGCGCCGAGATCGCCCGCTCCGAGTGGAGCCGCGAGGGCCGCGTGCCGCTGCACACCCTGCGTGCCGACATCGACTACGGCTTTGCCGAGGCGAAGACCACCTACGGCATCATCGGCATCAAGGTGTGGGTCTACAAGGGCGAGATCTTCGACCTGGCGGCCGCATCGGCCGAGTCGAAGGACGAGCAGTCGCAGCCGCGCCGCGAAGGTGGCGAGGGTCGTCGTGAATCGCGTCGCGAGGGCGGTGAAGGCCGCCGCGAGCGGACGGCGAAGTAAGGAGAGTTGCCATGTTGCAACCGAAGCGAACCAAATACCGCAAGCAGTTCAAGGGCCGTAACGATGGCCTGGCCCAGTGCTCGAACCTCGTCAGCTTTGGCGAGTACGGCCTGAAGGCAACCACCCACGGCGCGCTGACCGCGCGCCAGATCGAGGCGGCCCGTCGTTGCATCACCCGTTTCGTCAAGCGTGGCGGCAAGCTGTGGATCCGCGTGTTCCCGGACAAGCCGATCACCAAGAAGCCCATCGAAGTGCGAATGGGCGCCGGCAAGGGCGGCGTCGAGTTCTGGGTCGCCCCGATCCAGCCTGGCCGCATGCTCTATGAAATCGAGGGCGTCGACGAGACGACGGCGCGCGAGGCGTTCCGCCTGGCCGCCGCCAAGCTCTCCGTGCAGACCCAATTCGTGACCCGGGCGGTGATGTGATGGCCACCAACGATCTGAACACCAAGTCGGCCGACGAGCTGAAGCAGCACCTGCTGGACCTGCGCAAGGAGCAGTTCAACCTGCGCATGCAGAAGGGCACCGGCCAGCTCAGCCAGCCGCACCAGCTGCGCCGCGTCCGGCGCGACATCGCCCGCACGAAGTTCGTGCTCGGCACGAAGAAGTAAGGGACCGCCGACATGAGCGATAACCAGAAGCAGGCGCGCACCCTCGAGGGTCGCGTCATCAGCAACAAGATGAACAAGACGGTCACCGTCCTGATCGAGCGCCAGGTGCAGCATGGCCTGCTGGGCAAGATCATCCGCCGGTCGACCAAGCTGCACGCGCAGGACGACCTGGGTGCGAACGAGGGTGACCTGGTCCGCATCACCGAGTGCCGTCCGCTGTCCAAGACCAAGCATCACCGCGTGGTCGAAATTGTCACGCGCGCAGCGGTCTAAGGGGAGGGTGCAGACATGATCCAGATGCAGAGCACGCTTTCCGCGGCCGACAACAGCGGCGCCAAGGAACTGATGTGCATCAAGGTGCTCGGCGGCTCGCACCGCCGTTATGCCGCGATCGGTGACGTGATCAAGGTCACCGTGAAGGATGCGATTCCGCGCGGCAAGGTGAAGAAGGGCGAGGTCTACAAC
Proteins encoded in this window:
- the rpsQ gene encoding 30S ribosomal protein S17, which produces MSDNQKQARTLEGRVISNKMNKTVTVLIERQVQHGLLGKIIRRSTKLHAQDDLGANEGDLVRITECRPLSKTKHHRVVEIVTRAAV
- the rpmC gene encoding 50S ribosomal protein L29: MATNDLNTKSADELKQHLLDLRKEQFNLRMQKGTGQLSQPHQLRRVRRDIARTKFVLGTKK
- the rplP gene encoding 50S ribosomal protein L16 translates to MLQPKRTKYRKQFKGRNDGLAQCSNLVSFGEYGLKATTHGALTARQIEAARRCITRFVKRGGKLWIRVFPDKPITKKPIEVRMGAGKGGVEFWVAPIQPGRMLYEIEGVDETTAREAFRLAAAKLSVQTQFVTRAVM
- the rpsC gene encoding 30S ribosomal protein S3 yields the protein MGHKVHPTGIRLGIAKDWNSKWYANKGEYAQYLAADLKVREMLRKKLAQAGISKIQIERPAKTARVTIHTARPGVVIGKKGEDIEKLRKEVSDMMGVPAHINVNEVRKPELDAQLVAESIAQQLERRIMFRRAMKRAVGNAMRLGALGIKINVSGRLNGAEIARSEWSREGRVPLHTLRADIDYGFAEAKTTYGIIGIKVWVYKGEIFDLAAASAESKDEQSQPRREGGEGRRESRREGGEGRRERTAK